TGGTGTGGTGATCTCCGACTCCGGCGAGGAGAGCCTCAATTGGAAGCTGGCGGTCGTCGAGGCCAAGAGGCTTGCTCGTTTCTTTGGGACGGAGACCACGCTCACCGAGCTTGATGACGAGCGCGAGGCGCCGGAATTCGCATAACCTCGTGCGCGCCAGTGGAGTTACGGGAACGGGCAGCTTCGAGAGATAGGGTCACCGACCGCAACGCCCCCTGAGCGCATTGAGGCGAGCGCGATCGGTCTCCGGCCCCTGGGCCGCGTATAGAGCGCACGATGATGCCGCGTCCTGCGGTCGGCGCTGACAGTCTGTTGATACTCATGCGAGGGACGGGCCTGGGGCCGGTCGGCGACCCGCGCACCTCGGCTGAGGTGCGTGAGGAGGTCGAGGTCTTGCGGACCAACCTCGATCCGGTGCGCCTGTTGGCGGACAACCTCGCCCACGAACGTCCTGCCGCAGGTGGAGCGACACGAGCGCTGCGCTTGATCACCGTTGAGCTACCAGCCGTGCAATTTCGGCCTCGGCAACCGCTCGGGCCTCCGCCTCGGACGGGTACGGCCAGTCCGATCGCCGGTACAGCTTGCCGTGGTCGCGGATGGCCCAGGTGTAGTGGCCTGCCACGTCTCGGCTAGGCCGGACTTCCAGCGTGAAGTGATGCCGCCCGTGTGCGCTCATGCCCCCCATGTCGGAGGCGGACACAGCCGCTCCGATGCGGCGTGATGCCATAACGGATCGGGCCGCATTGGAGCCGATAGGCGCGATCTATCGCCGGGAATAGGTGGATTGTTAAGGATCGTACGGCTACGCTGCGGCCATGGAGTTCGACCCCGCCGATCCCGCCCCCGCGCCGCCCCACGGCTCATCCTTCGCCCTCCCCGTCCCGCTCGCCGCGGCCCTGCCGCCCGGACCCGCGCTGCTGGAGCGGCTCGAGGCCTACGCCCGCGCCGCCCAGGGCGCCTTCGCCCCCAACACGCTGCGGGCGCTTGCCGCCGACAGCCGCATCTTTGCCGCGTCGCGCGGAAATCCCGCGCCACCGTCGAGCGCTACCGCTCCTCGATCGCCATGCTCCACCGCGCGGCCGGTCTGCCCAACCCGTGCACGGACGAGCGCGTGCGACTGGCAGTCAAGCGGATGAGCCGGGCCAAGGGCCGCCGCCAGAAGCAGGCCGAGCCGCTCAACCGGCCCAGCATCGACCGCATGCTCGCCGTGAAGACCCCCGAGCGGCTGCACCGGCGCGTGGCCGAGGGCGATCGGGAGGTGCCATTGATCGCGCTGCGCAATGCCGCGCTGATGGCCGTGGCCTACGATACGCTGCTGCGGCGCTCGGAACTGGTCTCGCTGCTCATCGAGGATCTCGAGCGCGTGGAGGACGGCTCGGGCACGATCCTGGTGCGGCGGACCAAGACCGACCAGGAGGGCGAAGGCGCGGTCAAGTACCTGGCGCCGGACACGGTCGGGCATGTGTCCGCGTGGCTGGAGGCAGCCGGGCTGACGAGCGGGCCGCTGTTCCGGCCGGTGACGAAGGGTGGTCGGGTCGGGGCCGCGGCGCTGGGCGACGCGGAGGTGTACCGGCTCTACCGCGAGATCGCGCTGGCCGCGGGCGTGAAGCTCGCGCGTCCCCCATCGGGGCACTCGACCCGGGTCGGGGCGACCCAGGACATGTTCGCGGCCGGGTTCGAGCTGCTCGAGGTCATGCAGGCGGGCTCGTGGAAGACGCCCGCCATGCCGGCCCGCTACGGCGAGCGGCTGAGAGCCCAGCGCGGCGCGGCGCGGAAACTGGCGACCCTGCAGAATAGAGCCTAGCAGCTCTACCGATCATCCCCGGCGTATAGTCGAGTGCAAGGCATCATGCAGATCTGAGAGCAAAATCTCAAAATCTAGGGGGGGTAGCAACGCAACCTGAAATTCCCCGAGGAGCGG
The sequence above is a segment of the Methylobacterium nodulans ORS 2060 genome. Coding sequences within it:
- a CDS encoding site-specific integrase, with product MRLAVKRMSRAKGRRQKQAEPLNRPSIDRMLAVKTPERLHRRVAEGDREVPLIALRNAALMAVAYDTLLRRSELVSLLIEDLERVEDGSGTILVRRTKTDQEGEGAVKYLAPDTVGHVSAWLEAAGLTSGPLFRPVTKGGRVGAAALGDAEVYRLYREIALAAGVKLARPPSGHSTRVGATQDMFAAGFELLEVMQAGSWKTPAMPARYGERLRAQRGAARKLATLQNRA